The Theileria annulata chromosome 3, complete sequence, *** SEQUENCING IN PROGRESS *** genome has a segment encoding these proteins:
- a CDS encoding uncharacterized protein (note;~Tap-24g11.q1c.C.cand.221 - score = 49.38;~13 probable transmembrane helices predicted for TA04640 by TMHMM2.0 at aa 52-74, 89-111, 132-154, 159-181, 188-207, 222-244, 251-270, 275-297, 304-326, 485-504, 590-608, 613-630 and 637-656), with amino-acid sequence MEECIYSCDDESQLTSSTYTPRSGFELNENYIILEPEDKTLKSTYEISSTFFCRILTLIYFFSFLSNFNQILPLFGTNGLFSTTNTGLMGTTTGLTGGSTGLTGGSTVFTGYDNIKLENKTFYESISEFPSIFLIIPITDFTLRLIPLIGLFISFLMFLTGFHCMYSFLILWILKLSLVALFKFIPKLLSDLLLLEIGFLTIFIFSPFKFFDKYLNLEVSSIIIWSFRFLSYRIIFLSGIYRIFLKCSVKYILTSIPLPTFFTHLLLRLITKYNFLNHLLTAVLLFFEVILSIFLITPFRNCNIFAGIGLLVYSCIFMILGNFGPFYILLGLCSLFCLDDQFLAFTKSKFNPFIKSDHLMKSISIDIIESIIDQYDGDVDGVVDGVGVGSVDGVGVDIENFTNIPENTLNSRNTLNNSRITRSNNLDGGLDSTVDGSLDGTLDGTDGTVDVGLDSTVEEHIFEMNIENITKIFTREFYKKIFNDILIIFFIIIIIISSILLFLFPKYKNFKAFLLFLFCIFLKSYCENKFTTPHHTIEGNNPIHSNNTIENSNRVQNTKYIVKGNNIVENTIVQGNIVENTIVYGNKYKLCVLYILYILQCILIFEIIKNGPNIWSFLLWIGIIELQINLSKKINNFHYLIKMIIKSFLFIHFLFYNFKIFYSSVTVLGPTPTVVPNTTTTNTNTIHTFNTNTGLINTPYNLNNLNTTYNTVNSTLNTVNTTTGTTGTGGGIGIGMNNFYSINNYRNIYNINKERYEIVIEGTNENFVTTNTHWIEYYFKRKPSKLDQFPHFIPFYQYYFDNLLINFVNSVTVLGQANNIPPNNTKDINSTTGTFSTLGKGAVDTVGASTVTEEKNPNESAAVTKSRESGTNSEGDGVNTKGLGTVTKETPLGAVGTTVGREPDTVTYKMDKYIFNIIRMLLMGSEEIKKLMNDPFEGTKPKYVRILIYKYYFTSTFQNKTHNWYYRNFITQFIPPLCYSPVTVLGPTASNGTDSTVVPGTKETKDPTGASTVMEEKNLNKIAVVTNFGESDTNSNTKVKGANLDTTTGDTTVGASTVTENNIINKSVTLNNTNVSLNNKSVSLNNKSVPLNMAESFNHKLPNVDGIIITSK; translated from the coding sequence aTGGAAGaatgtatatattcatGTGATGATGAATCACAATTAACAAGTAGTACATATACTCCACGTAGTGGATttgaattaaatgaaaattatataatattagaaCCGGAAgataaaacattaaaatcaaCTTATGAAATTAGTTCTACATTTTTCTGTCGTATACttacattaatttattttttctcaTTTCTATCCAATTTCAATCAAATATTACCATTATTCGGTACTAATGGTTTATttagtactactaatacaGGGTTAATGGGTACTACTACAGGGTTAACAGGTGGTAGTACCGGGTTAACAGGTGGTAGTACAGTATTTACAGGatatgataatattaaattggagaataaaacattttatGAATCAATTAGTGAATTTCCGagtatatttttaattataccAATAACAGATTTTACACTCCGTTTAATACCGTTAATAGgattatttatatcatttcTTATGTTTTTGACTGGATTCCATTGTATgtattcatttttaatattatggaTACTCAAATTATCTCTAGTAGctttattcaaatttatacccaaattattatcagatttattattattagaaattgGATTcttaacaatttttatcttttctcctttcaaattctttgataaatatttaaatttagaagtctcttcaattattatttggaGTTTTCGTTTCTTATCTTATCGTATTATATTTCTTTCTGGTATATATAGAATCTTCCTCAAGTGTAgtgttaaatatatattaacatCAATACCGTTACCtacattttttacacatctACTCCTCAGACTAAttactaaatataatttcttaaATCATCTGTTAACAGctgtattattattttttgaagttattttatccatttttttaattactCCTTTTagaaattgtaatatatttgcTGGTATAGGattattagtttattcTTGTATATTTATGATTTTAGGTAATTTTGGTCCATTTTATATCTTATTAGGATTATGttcattattttgtttAGATGATCAATTTTTAGCCTTTACTAAATCCAAATTTAATCCTTTCATTAAATCTGATCATCTTATGAAATCTATTTCTATTGATATTATAGAATCAATTATTGATCAATATGATGGAGATGTGGATGGTGTGGTAGATGGAGTAGGAGTGGGATCAGTAGATGGAGTAGGAGTggatatagaaaattttacaaatataccagaaaatacattaaataGTAGAAATACTCTAAATAATAGTAGAATTACTAGAAGTAATAATCTAGATGGTGGTTTGGATAGTACTGTAGATGGTAGTCTGGATGGTACTTTGGATGGTACGGATGGTACTGTAGATGTTGGTTTGGATAGTACTGTAGAAGAACATATATTCGAAAtgaatatagaaaatattacaaaaatatttactagagaattttataaaaaaatatttaatgatatattaattatattttttataattattataataatttcaagtatattattatttttatttcctaaatataaaaattttaaagcatttttattatttttattttgtatatttttgaAATCTTATtgtgaaaataaatttactacACCACACCATACAATAGAAGGTAATAATCCAATACATAGTAATAATACAATAGAAAATAGTAATAGGGTACAAaatactaaatatatagtaaaAGGTAATAATATAGTAGAAAATACTATAGTACAGGGTAATATAGTAGAAAATACTATAGTATATGGTAataagtataaattatgtgtattatatatattatatatattacaatgtatattaatatttgaaataataaagaatgGACCAAATATATGGAGTTTTTTATTATGGATTGGTATTATAgaattacaaattaatttatctaaaaaaattaataattttcattatttaattaaaatgattattaaatcatttttatttatacattttttattttataattttaaaattttttattcttccgttacggtgcttggtccaacgCCTACAGTTGTACCTAATAccactactactaatactaatactatccatacttttaatactaatactggACTTATTAATACTCCTTATAACCTTAATAACCTTAATACTACTTATAATACTGTTAATAGTACTCTTAATACTGttaatactactactgGAACTACTGGTACTGGAGGTGGTATAGGAATTGgtatgaataatttttatagtataaataattatagaaatatatataatataaataaagaaaGATATGAAATAGTAATTGAAGGTACAAATGAGAATTTTGTAACTACAAATACTCATTGGAttgaatattattttaaaagaaaACCATCAAAACTTGATCAATTTCCTCATTTCATACCtttttatcaatattattttgataatttattaattaattttgttaactccgtaacggtgcttggtcaagcaaATAATATTCCTCCTAACaatactaaggatattaatAGTACTACTGGTACTTTTAGTACTttgggaaagggagctgTTGATAcagttggagcaagcaccgtaactgagGAGAAAAATCCTAATGAAAGTGCTGCTGTAACTAAATCTAGGGAGTCAGGTACAAATAGTGAGGGAGATGGTGTTAATACTAAGGGATTAGGTACTGTTACTAAGGAAACCCCTTTGGGGGCTGTTGGTACTACTGTTGGCCGTGAAcctgacaccgtaacgtataaaatggataaatatatatttaatataatacgTATGTTATTAATGGGTTCAGAagaaataaagaaattaatgaatGATCCATTTGAAGGTACAAAACCAAAATAtgtaagaatattaatatataaatattattttacaagtACATTTCAGAATAAAACACATAATTGGTATTATCGTAATTTTATAACACAATTTATACCACCACTTTGTTATTctcccgttacggtgcttggtccaacgGCTAGTAATGGTACTGATAGTACAGTTGTACCTGGTACTAAGGAAACTAAGGATCCTactggagcaagcaccgttatGGAGGAgaaaaatttgaataaaattgctgttgtaactaaTTTTGGGGAGTCGGATACTAATTCTAATACTAAGGtaaagggagctaatttaGATACTACTACTGGTGATACTAcagttggagcaagcacaGTAACGgagaataatataataaataaaagtgtaacattaaataatacaaatgtatcattaaataataaa
- a CDS encoding thioredoxin reductase, putative: MLFKKRNLITITVPKIFLSSYLIFRQSDFLSYSFCYNFNHLTDYRNFFHKINSNNSYSNSSNSYSINTSLQSSQSNSYSTNTNSQSNHTNTNSNHTNTNTNFEKNSFRIKNMIHYDLIVLGGGPAGMAAAKEASRLGKRTVLFDYVTPSARGTSWGVGGTCVNVGCIPKKLMHYASLLRSSNYDKFQYGLTNTQELTPINWNKLIQTIQNYIKMLNFSYRSSLLTSGVDYINAFGILKHNKIIEYNLNNEIKYVSGDKIIIAIGERPYIPSDVEGANEYAITSDDLFQLNTNPGKTLIVGASYVALECAGFLTGLGYNVDVSVRSILLRGFDRQCVKKVEELMEASGVLFLYHKLPIKIEKHNQQLKVTFNDQSVNYYDTVLYAIGRIPSQYTQHLKEVGIEFDGNGNILVTNEETNIKDIYAVGDIVSKVPKLAPVAIKSSELLIQRLYSNNNTQMNYENVPKCVYTPFEYSSCGLTEEEAIEKYGEDNLEIYLKEYNNLEISPVHRINKKTNDEFDYPMTCLSKVICLKDGKIIGMHFVGPNAGEIMQGFSVLLTLNAKKSDLDKTVGIHPTDAESFVNLTVTKSSGKSWIATGGCAGGKCG, from the exons atgttgTTTAAAAAGCGTAATCTTATTACAATTACTGTTCCAAAGATTTTTTTATCTtcttatttaatttttagacAATCTGATTTTCTTTCATATTCTTTttgttataattttaatcatttAACTGATTATCGaaatttttttcataaaatcAATTCCAACAATTCTTATTCTAATTCTTCCAATTCTTATTCTATTAACACGAGTTTACAGTCCAGTCAATCCAATTCCTATTCCACTAATACCAACTCACAATCCAATCACACCAACACAAATTCCAATCacactaatactaatactaattttgaaaaaaattcatttagaataaaaaatatgatacaTTATGATTTAATAGTTTTGGGTGGTGGTCCAGCTGGTATGGCAGCAGCAAAAGAAGCATCACGTTTAG GTAAAAGAACAGTATTATTTGATTATGTAACACCATCTGCAAGAGGTACAAGTTGGGGTGTTGGTGGTACATGTGTTAATGTCGGTTGTATacctaaaaaattaatgcATTATGCAAGTTTATTAAGAAGTTCTaattatgataaatttcAATATGGTCTAACTAATACACAGGAATTAACACCAATCAAttggaataaattaatacaa acAATAcagaattatataaagaTGTTGAATTTTTCATATCGTTCGAGTTTATTAACTTCTGGTGTTGATTATATTAATGCATTtggtattttaaaacataataaaattattgaatataatcttaataatgaaattaag TATGTGAGTGgtgataaaataataatagcAATTGGTGAAAGACCATATATACCATCAGATGTTGAAGGTGCTAATGAATATGCTATTACTTCTGATGATTTATTTCAATTAAATACTAATCCAGGCAAAAC ATTAATTGTTGGTGCAAGTTATGTAGCATTAGAATGTGCTGGTTTTCTAACAGGTTTAGGTTATAAT GTTGATGTATCAGTTCgaagtatattattaagaGGATTTGATAGACAATGTGTAAAGAAAGTTGAAGAACTTATGGAAGCTTCTGGTGTTTTATTTCTATATCATAAACTTCCAATCAAAATTGAAAAACATAATCAACAACTTAAA gTTACATTTAATGATCAaagtgtaaattattatgataCTGTATTATATGCCATTGGACGTATACCATCACAATATACACAAC ATTTGAAAGAAGTTGGAATAGAATTTGATGGGAATGGAAATATATTAGTAACGAATGAAGAGacaaatataaaagatATTTATGCTGTTGGTGACATAGTATCAAAAGTACCAAAATTAGCACCAGTCGCTATCAAATCTTCCgaattattaattcaaCGTTTATATtccaataataatacacaa ATGAATTATGAAAATGTACCGAAATGTGTTTATACACCATTTGAATATTCTTCATGTGGATTAACAGAAGAAGAAGCCATA GAAAAATATGGAGAAGACAATTTggaaatatatttaaaggaatataataatttggaaatttCACCTGTACATcgaattaataaaaaaactAATGATG AATTTGATTATCCAATGACATGTTTAAGTAAAGTAATATGTTTAAAAGATGGAAAGATAATTGGAATGCATTTTGTAGGACCAAATGCAGGTGAAATAATGCAAGGATTTTCAGTATTACTTACACTAAACGCAAAGAAAAGTGATTTGGATAAAACAGTAGGAATTCATCCAACTGATGCTGAAAGCTTTGTTAACTTAACCGTTACTAAATCTAGTGGAAAATCATGGATTGCTACTGGTGGATGTGCAGGTGGTAAATGTGGTTAA
- a CDS encoding uncharacterized protein (note;~Tap-24g11.q1c.C.cand.219 - score = 25.13), giving the protein MLELDILQNNIKKDPEANFDNFYNKYNEFISLFEIVKLNPQIYNSDFIKLLDFIINTISYYNGPNSIHTNFSSTNSSSTNSLNNTIGTTDNTAGTTDNTNLNNNLNELCINLINYVKKNKKLINEKMRKLIINSTFILRTKRQINLQTIIIEWLELLDLNDKQQRKKLFNFILKDLILLSKNNKLDKSNKLDKLDKSNKLDKLEKLEKSGKSGKLDNSSKSDTSTKSIKLENSIKEVEIILFNNIKNSNTIISLLSCSIILEMYRRRIWNNIYILNSLVNIITSPKQQNIKLLLLLTHFLLSTKNYYGIIFDEEEMNINEMTNNIILDLNEPYELITNLLQKINLMKYNNKIIILKLVATIINKFKIIYPNFYEIINKYINHKQPEITKILLILIISTHEHVTKTILRPIINNLLMNFISHDRDENVIIIGITTVINR; this is encoded by the exons atgttgGAATTGGATATATTACagaataatataaagaaaGATCCTGAGGctaattttgataatttctataataaatataatgaattcatttcattatttgaaattgtCAAATTAAATcctcaaatttataattctGATTTCATTAAACTTTTAgatttcattattaac ACTATTTCATATTATAATGGTCCAAATTCTATTCATACCAATTTCTCTAGTACTAATTCCTCTAGTACCAATTCCCTGAATAATACTATCGGTACTACAGATAATACTGCTGGTACTACAGATAATActaatttgaataataatttgaatgaattatgtataaatttgataaattatgtaaagAAGAATAAGAAATTGATAAATGAGAAAATgagaaaattaataataaattcgACATTTATATTACGTACAAAACgtcaaataaatttacaaac tattattattgaatggcttgaattattagatttaaatgataaacAACAACGTAAAaaactttttaattttattcttaaagatttaattcttttatccaaaaataataaattggataaatctaataaattggataaattggataaatctaataaattgGATAAATTGGAGAAATTGGAGAAATCTGGGAAGTCTGGGAAATTGGATAATTCTTCTAAATCTGATACATCTACTAAATCTATTAAATTGGAAAATTCTATTAAAGAAGtagaaataatattatttaataatataaagaattcaaatacaataataaGTTTATTAAGTTGTTCAATTATACTTGAAATGTATCGTAGAAGGATAtggaataatatttatatattaaattcacttgttaatattattacatcaccaaaacaacaaaatattaaattacttttattattaacacattttttattatccaCTAAG aattattatggtataatatttgatgaagaagaaatgaatataaatgaaatgacaaataatataattttggaTCTTAATGAACCatatgaattaataacaaatttattacaaaaaataaatttaatgaaatataataataaaataataatattaaaattagttgcaacaataattaataaatttaaaattatatatccaaatttctatgaaataattaataaatatattaatcatAAACAGCCGGAAATTACAaagattttattaattttaataatatcaacACATGAACATGTTACTAAAACAATATTAAGaccaataattaataatttattaatgaattttatatCACATGATCGTGatgaaaatgttattattataggAATTACAACGGTAATAAATAGATAA
- a CDS encoding Tpr-related protein family member, putative (note;~Tap-24g11.q1c.C.cand.218 - score = 29.59;~10 probable transmembrane helices predicted for TA04915 by TMHMM2.0 at aa 13-35, 48-70, 224-246, 256-278, 285-307, 322-344, 383-405, 478-500, 521-543 and 547-569), with protein MSNQYDSLKKVAYAFAGFAMMLNIRLSYSAAPYALLRFKLPENLFSVFVRIIAGALEIWCLPTIVISNILEQLYKWLKQSDDADAKLLKEAADGTASSGLRGLAKKLHGAAEALASGASDGNKAQDLATAVGASEGTGSAPTNLRDALRQLAGASATELTSKAQAVKTKYEKGLDGAQPKFEAVEKQNKSSPYSHQTKYQAVVGAWKAFDALYNEALNGVKSYLIRWPSVICMWSNFLTFVILLVVYVTGGDTGHVTAYYAVIAVSGFIFGINMALVYAQDEFEYMVYYLVGENSFPAVTSAILYFATSIFGNRRKYNSDYLVVLIDISISIIIAFVAAVVWTVANCPTIDFFKGIWIVLTESWESKSAETHSDECKVAQCHVIAPALMVIVGMGLVYCVYPGIAPGMIVPFYLVDKIEMILLVATAVPPVIVALLKEYEFGPYKAKWNWGGEHTWTPSGGGCKFWGSSWNFTSKNDLAWWHLCDILIPLKICLAAIFIYSLHYRDSSLSRAIVNQPKMSTFLSIIFYMCHEILLAVGFPGMATNNVYVVMPIQMIGAFLMVLLAFYSIGYITEYKRHDPSDWPTDGMTKWNALCYWLKMASKITNKNFKQLFTKDLRRDLVVLSIQWIRFHKINKKYISKFFSIIYN; from the coding sequence ATGTCTAATCAATATGATAGTTTGAAGAAAGTTGCATATGCCTTTGCTGGGTTTGCTATGATGCTTAACATTAGGCTTTCATACAGTGCTGCACCATATGCCTTGTTGAGGTTCAAATTACCAGAGAATCTATTCAGTGTGTTTGTCAGGATTATTGCTGGTGCTCTCGAAATATGGTGTTTACCTACTATCGTTATATCTAATATACTGGAACAGCTGTATAAATGGCTTAAACAATCTGATGATGCGGATGCTAAGCTTCTCAAAGAAGCAGCTGATGGAACTGCTTCCTCAGGACTCCGAGGCCTGGCCAAAAAACTACACGGTGCAGCCGAAGCTCTGGCCAGTGGTGCTAGTGATGGGAATAAAGCCCAAGATCTTGCCACAGCTGTCGGTGCTAGTGAAGGCACTGGTAGTGCTCCTACTAATCTTCGAGACGCCCTCAGACAACTTGCTGGTGCTAGTGCTACTGAACTAACTAGTAAGGCCCAAGCTGTTAAAACTAAATACGAAAAAGGCCTTGATGGTGCCCAACCCAAATTCGAAGCAGTTGAGAAACAAAACAAATCTAGTCCATATTCCCACCAAACTAAGTATCAAGCAGTTGTAGGTGCTTGGAAGGCATTTGATGCTTTATATAATGAAGCTTTGAATGGTGTCAAGAGTTATCTAATTAGATGGCCATCAGTTATTTGTATGTGGTCCAACTTTCTCACATTTGTCATACTGTTGGTTGTATATGTTACTGGTGGTGACACAGGTCATGTAACTGCTTATTATGCAGTCATTGCAGTCTCTGGCTTTATATTTGGCATTAACATGGCATTGGTTTATGCTCAAGACGAATTTGAGTATATGGTATATTATCTTGTAGGTGAAAATTCATTTCCAGCTGTCACTTCAGCAATACTATACTTTGCTACATCTATATTTGGTAACAGGAGGAAATACAACTCTGACTACCTTGTTGTTCTTATTGATATCTCGATTTCAATCATAATTGCATTTGTGGCGGCAGTTGTGTGGACAGTGGCAAACTGTCCAACTATAGACTTCTTCAAGGGTATTTGGATAGTCCTTACTGAATCTTGGGAATCTAAATCTGCTGAAACACATTCTGATGAATGTAAGGTTGCCCAATGTCATGTAATAGCTCCCGCACTCATGGTTATTGTCGGTATGGGACTTGTTTACTGTGTATATCCTGGAATTGCACCTGGTATGATAGTGCCATTCTATCTAGTTGACAAGATTGAGATGATACTTCTGGTGGCTACAGCTGTCCCACCGGTCATTGTTGCTCTTTTAAAAGAGTATGAGTTTGGTCCATACAAAGCCAAGTGGAATTGGGGAGGAGAACACACATGGACCCCTAGTGGTGGTGGATGTAAGTTTTGGGGATCCAGTTGGAACTTTACATCCAAAAACGATTTAGCCTGGTGGCATCTGTGTGATATTCTTATACCTCTCAAGATCTGTCTTGCTGccatattcatatattcCCTTCATTATAGAGATTCTTCACTATCCCGTGCTATTGTCAATCAACCCAAAATGTCTACATTTCTATCCATTATCTTTTATATGTGCCATGAGATACTGTTGGCTGTTGGGTTTCCTGGTATGGCAACCAACAACGTGTATGTTGTAATGCCAATCCAAATGATTGGTGCATTCCTTATGGTACTCCTGGCATTCTATAGTATAGGTTATATAACTGAATATAAGCGGCACGACCCTTCCGACTGGCCAACAGACGGCATGACCAAGTGGAATGCCCTGTGTTACTGGCTAAAAATGGCGAGCAAAATTAccaataaaaatttcaaacaaTTGTTTACTAAAGATTTACGTAGAGATTTAGTTGTTCTATCCATTCAATGGATAAGATTccataaaataaataaaaaatatatatcaaaatttttttcaattatttataattaa
- a CDS encoding Tpr-related protein family member, putative (note;~Tap-24g11.q1c.C.cand.217 - score = 17.92;~11 probable transmembrane helices predicted for TA04970 by TMHMM2.0 at aa 24-46, 75-97, 129-151, 163-185, 190-212, 225-247, 280-302, 315-334, 354-376, 397-419 and 424-446): MACPGCSAQAGMGGNKGGAGDGCSLLMSAYILAGLAMMLNIRLCYSSAPYALIRFQLPENLFSVFVRRMASSLELWCLPGFIIADIMDLGLKFIYLGKGYTKDTDNGENLKTTITSDFKPPRQEKFGTIIVPSIICQWLNFLTYVILFFVYRGGGEEGHLTRFYWIIAISGVVFGISNPLVFAADYNYTAVYIAGENCFPALTSFIHYLATLMFGNRRKWNSDYLIVYIDIVVAIIISFAAAVVWTVGYGYYKDGPSNIGTGDLKHIFTYKFDDTIKAHMAAPLLIVLVGMGLVYAIYPGIAPGMIVPFYLVDKIEMVLLIATIVPAVSVAMVNKFKYEYSPKYWGGWGALPGYHVFDLVVPIMIILAAIFIYSLHYRESNLSHAIVNQPKMSTTLTIIFYMCSEISLAVGFAGMVGNAPEYTVIAQMVGAFLMVFLALYSEGYIIEYKSHDQAHWQTERMCYLYGYYQLNPDFLL; the protein is encoded by the coding sequence ATGGCTTGCCCAGGATGTAGTGCTCAGGCTGGTATGGGTGGTAATAAAGGAGGTGCAGGTGACGGTTGTTCTTTACTTATGTCTGCCTATATACTTGCAGGTCTTGCTATGATGCTTAATATTCGTCTATGTTACAGTTCTGCTCCATATGCACTCATTAGATTTCAACTTCCTGAGAATCTATTCAGTGTATTTGTTAGAAGAATGGCAAGTTCATTGGAACTTTGGTGTCTACCAGGTTTCATCATTGCGGACATAATGGACCTAGGCCTTAAATTCATCTACCTAGGCAAAGGGTACACGAAAGACACCGACAACGGAGAAAATCTCAAAACCACCATCACCAGCGACTTCAAACCTCCTAGACAGGAAAAATTCGGTACTATCATAGTTCCTTCCATCATATGTCAATGGTTAAACTTTCTTActtatgttattttattttttgtatatCGTGGTGGTGGTGAGGAAGGCCATCTTACTCGTTTCTACTGGATTATTGCAATTTCTGGAGTTGTGTTTGGTATTAGTAATCCATTGGTATTTGCAGCagattataattatacagCCGTCTATATTGCTGGTGAGAACTGTTTTCCAGCTCTAACCTCATTCATACACTATTTGGCGACTCTGATGTTTGGTAATCGAAGGAAATGGAACAGTGACTATCTAATTGTCTACATTGATATTGTAGTAGCAATCATAATATCATTCGCGGCAGCTGTGGTCTGGACCGTAGGATACGGATACTATAAAGATGGTCCTAGTAATATTGGAACTGGTGATCTGAAGCACATCTTTACATACAAATTCGATGATACAATTAAAGCTCATATGGCCGCTCCATTGCTAATTGTCCTAGTAGGTATGGGACTAGTCTATGCCATTTATCCGGGTATTGCACCTGGTATGATTGTACCATTCTATCTAGTTGATAAGATTGAAATGGTTCTTCTAATAGCCACAATAGTTCCAGCAGTTAGTGTAGCTATGGTaaacaaattcaaataCGAATATTCTCCTAAATACTGGGGGGGTTGGGGAGCACTTCCCGGATATCACGTCTTTGATCTAGTGGTTCCTATTATGATAATCCTAGCTGccatattcatatattcaCTTCACTATAGAGAATCCAACTTATCTCATGCTATTGTAAATCAACCTAAGATGTCCACCACCCTAACGatcatattttatatgtgtaGTGAGATCTCATTAGCTGTGGGATTTGCTGGTATGGTAGGTAATGCACCTGAATATACAGTCATAGCTCAAATGGTGGGTGCATTCCTTATGGTCTTCCTAGCACTTTACAGTGAAGGCTACattattgaatataaaagtcACGATCAGGCTCATTGGCAAACAGAGAGAATGTGCTATTTATATGGATACTACCAATTGAACCctgattttttattatga
- a CDS encoding uncharacterized protein (note;~Tap-24g11.q1c.cand.27 - score = 12.87), with protein MVSALTGTLLKCDPPTMEIVKQINESKHFIIEQIDEGVALCKDSVTQFLKEEVTRRLEIAECYIPPNEQQK; from the exons ATGGTTTCAGCTTTGACAGGAACTCTATTAAAATG tgATCCTCCTACAATGGAAATAgttaaacaaataaatgaaaGTAAACACTTTATTATTGAGCAAATTGATGAGGGAGTAGCACTTTGTAAAGACTCCGTAACACAATTTCTCAAG GAAGAAGTTACTAGAAGACTTGAAATCGCAGAATGTTATATTCCACCAAATGAACAACAAAAATAA